The Streptomyces kanamyceticus genome window below encodes:
- a CDS encoding peptidyl-tRNA hydrolase, whose product MSSDQTLPDAPQGPPAPSAADSPFRHENISRDEAPQFVLPLVARIERAAPPARTDALETAARAVLVMLSDERSVGDGEWAQAVRDWQDARIRKVVRRARGAEWRRAETLPGITVTGKSAEVRVFPPVPLDGWPKELAKLQVSGTELDDPEPPPGADTTHPVLWMSPDVEMSAGKAMAQAGHGAQLAWWELSDADRAAWRDAGFPLSVRTPDAARWRELTASGLPVVRDAGFTEIAPGSCTVVADHPALRTARA is encoded by the coding sequence GTGAGCAGTGACCAGACCCTCCCCGACGCGCCGCAGGGCCCGCCCGCCCCGAGCGCGGCGGACAGCCCCTTCCGGCACGAGAACATCTCGCGCGACGAGGCCCCGCAGTTCGTGCTGCCCCTCGTCGCCCGCATCGAGCGCGCCGCTCCCCCGGCCCGCACGGACGCCCTGGAGACCGCGGCCCGCGCCGTCCTCGTGATGCTGAGCGACGAGCGCTCCGTCGGCGACGGCGAGTGGGCGCAGGCCGTGCGCGACTGGCAGGACGCCCGGATCCGCAAGGTGGTCAGGCGCGCCCGCGGCGCCGAGTGGCGGCGGGCTGAGACCCTGCCCGGCATCACGGTCACGGGCAAGTCGGCGGAGGTCCGCGTCTTCCCGCCGGTGCCGCTCGACGGCTGGCCCAAGGAGCTGGCCAAGCTCCAGGTCTCCGGCACCGAGCTCGACGACCCGGAGCCCCCGCCCGGCGCGGACACCACGCACCCCGTGCTCTGGATGAGCCCGGACGTCGAGATGTCGGCGGGCAAGGCGATGGCCCAGGCGGGCCACGGCGCCCAGCTGGCCTGGTGGGAGCTGTCGGACGCGGACCGGGCCGCGTGGCGCGACGCGGGCTTCCCGCTGTCCGTGCGCACCCCGGACGCGGCGCGCTGGCGCGAACTCACCGCGAGCGGCCTTCCGGTGGTGCGCGACGCGGGCTTCACGGAGATCGCCCCCGGCTCCTGCACCGTGGTCGCCGACCACCCCGCCCTGCGTACGGCGCGGGCATGA
- a CDS encoding TetR/AcrR family transcriptional regulator — MTGGTRLDGRVERGNQTRRLVLRRTVDVASVEGLDALSLGRIATELKLSKSGVFALFGSKEELQLATVRAAGRIYLDTVVEPALQTPPGVGRVWRLCTAWLDYSEQRVFPGGCFFYGVIAEFDAREGPVHDALVRANRDWSELMERSLAEAVDAAELHADTDLAQLAFECIALMETANAHSVLHDESRAYRFASTAIAARLRAAATDPALVPAPSRIDTGRPEPQM, encoded by the coding sequence ATGACGGGCGGCACCCGGCTCGACGGCCGGGTCGAGCGCGGCAACCAGACCCGCCGCCTGGTGCTGCGGCGCACGGTCGACGTCGCTTCGGTGGAGGGGCTCGACGCGCTGTCGCTCGGCCGGATCGCCACCGAGCTGAAGCTGAGCAAGAGCGGGGTGTTCGCGCTCTTCGGCTCCAAGGAGGAACTGCAGCTGGCGACCGTGCGGGCCGCCGGGCGCATCTATCTGGACACGGTGGTGGAGCCCGCCCTGCAGACCCCGCCCGGAGTCGGCCGCGTGTGGCGGCTCTGTACGGCCTGGCTCGACTACTCCGAGCAGCGCGTCTTCCCCGGCGGCTGCTTCTTCTACGGGGTGATCGCCGAGTTCGACGCCCGCGAGGGTCCGGTGCACGACGCGCTGGTCCGCGCCAACCGCGACTGGAGCGAGCTGATGGAGCGCTCGCTCGCCGAGGCCGTCGACGCCGCCGAACTGCACGCGGACACGGACCTCGCCCAGCTCGCCTTCGAGTGCATCGCCCTCATGGAGACGGCGAACGCGCACTCGGTGCTGCACGACGAGTCGCGGGCGTACCGCTTCGCGAGCACCGCCATCGCCGCGCGGCTGCGCGCGGCGGCGACGGATCCGGCGCTGGTACCGGCGCCGAGCCGGATCGATACCGGTCGGCCGGAACCTCAAATGTAG
- a CDS encoding DUF692 domain-containing protein gives MRHLGTGIGWRPEIADAVEAMPGIDWVEAVAENVCPGHLPDSLLRLRERGVTVVPHGVSLGLGGADRPDEGRLRALAERAEALGSPLVTEHIAFVRAGGPLTATQPLEAGHLLPVPRTRDALDVLCENVRIAQDALPVPLALENIAALISWPAEEMTEGQFLYELVERTGVRLLIDVANLHTNHVNRGEDPAKALDELPVEAIAYVHVAGGFERDGVWHDSHAHPVPEAVLAVLADLASRVSPPGVLLERDENFPAPAELERELTAIRATLTTADSTNADSTHGGTTSTEPLPASPTARQRTGLAQAALLSSLVAGTPAPEGFDHARLRVQSHALAAKRADVVAKVAPELPGILGGEYRAAFVEYARARPMTGGYRHDALAFAEHLLLAGRPEKAQAQRELSHWWLERSGPEPLSRRPAARLLHATRRVLLRR, from the coding sequence ATGAGGCATCTGGGCACCGGAATCGGCTGGCGTCCCGAGATAGCTGACGCCGTGGAGGCGATGCCGGGCATCGACTGGGTGGAGGCCGTGGCGGAGAACGTCTGCCCCGGGCACCTGCCCGATTCGCTGCTGCGGCTGCGCGAGCGCGGGGTGACCGTGGTGCCGCACGGCGTCTCGCTGGGGCTCGGCGGCGCCGACCGCCCCGACGAGGGAAGGCTGCGCGCGCTGGCGGAGCGCGCCGAAGCGCTCGGCTCGCCGCTCGTCACCGAGCACATCGCGTTCGTACGGGCCGGTGGTCCGCTCACCGCGACGCAGCCGCTGGAGGCCGGGCATCTGCTGCCGGTGCCGCGCACCCGCGACGCGCTCGACGTGCTGTGCGAGAACGTCCGCATCGCGCAGGACGCGCTGCCGGTGCCGCTCGCCCTGGAGAACATCGCGGCGCTGATCTCCTGGCCCGCCGAGGAGATGACGGAGGGGCAGTTCCTGTACGAGCTCGTCGAGCGCACGGGCGTCCGGCTGCTCATCGATGTCGCCAACCTCCACACCAACCACGTCAACCGCGGCGAGGACCCGGCCAAGGCCCTCGACGAACTGCCGGTCGAGGCCATCGCGTACGTCCACGTCGCGGGCGGCTTCGAACGGGACGGCGTCTGGCACGACAGCCACGCGCACCCGGTCCCCGAGGCCGTGCTCGCCGTACTCGCCGACCTCGCGTCCCGGGTGAGCCCGCCCGGTGTCCTCCTGGAGCGCGACGAGAACTTTCCGGCACCGGCCGAACTGGAGCGCGAACTGACCGCGATCCGGGCGACGCTCACGACCGCGGACAGCACCAACGCGGACAGCACTCACGGGGGCACCACCAGCACGGAGCCGCTGCCCGCCTCCCCCACCGCGCGCCAGCGCACCGGGCTCGCGCAGGCCGCGCTGCTCTCCTCGCTCGTGGCGGGAACGCCCGCGCCCGAGGGCTTCGACCACGCGCGGCTGCGGGTGCAGAGCCACGCGCTCGCGGCCAAGCGGGCCGACGTCGTGGCGAAGGTGGCGCCCGAGCTGCCGGGGATCCTCGGCGGGGAGTACCGCGCCGCGTTCGTCGAGTACGCCAGGGCCAGGCCGATGACCGGCGGCTACCGGCACGACGCGCTGGCCTTCGCCGAGCACCTGCTGCTCGCCGGGCGGCCCGAGAAGGCGCAGGCGCAGCGGGAGTTGAGCCACTGGTGGCTGGAGCGTTCGGGCCCCGAGCCGCTGTCCCGGCGGCCCGCCGCCCGGCTGCTGCACGCCACCCGCCGCGTCCTGCTGAGGCGGTGA
- a CDS encoding TIGR04222 domain-containing membrane protein, translating into MNIAGTVYTVVVALSSCELLRGVVTSRRTRTSPLHADERSEHGVFVRGTMEAAFLSGGPARVADALIAGLHEDGGLVVGGPGVVGITRPTARNAAEQAVFDAHTAAPNGALHWLRLGVMRSAPVQETGDALARRGLVVRPGSQRKWRRWAGLQTFLSVFGFIAAAMLTTAQYAADSYPGSGSDSLYDRVGELVPVVLIGVVTGLICLYVTEKRLTVAGRRALYEYVRSSGHLTGAAHLVATHGLSAAHPDLRGHLLAAARVRAPAPPRMSPLSPYPAPYRTPGTGSTNSGSTSSGTPTWCGSGGGGGSGGGGGGGCSGGSGGSCSGGGSTCSGSGSSCSGGSGSSCSGSGSSCGGGGSSCGGGGGSSCSSS; encoded by the coding sequence ATGAACATCGCAGGCACGGTGTACACCGTCGTCGTCGCGCTCTCCTCCTGCGAGCTGCTCAGGGGCGTGGTGACGTCCCGCCGGACGAGGACGTCGCCGCTGCACGCCGACGAGCGCTCCGAGCACGGCGTCTTCGTGCGCGGCACGATGGAGGCCGCGTTCCTCTCCGGCGGTCCCGCCCGGGTCGCCGACGCGCTGATCGCGGGTCTGCACGAGGACGGCGGCCTGGTCGTCGGGGGCCCCGGCGTCGTCGGCATCACGCGGCCGACCGCGCGCAACGCCGCCGAGCAGGCCGTGTTCGACGCCCACACCGCGGCGCCGAACGGCGCGCTGCACTGGCTGCGGCTCGGGGTGATGCGGAGCGCCCCGGTCCAGGAGACGGGCGACGCGCTGGCGAGGCGCGGCCTCGTCGTACGGCCCGGCAGCCAGCGCAAGTGGCGCCGCTGGGCCGGGCTCCAGACGTTCCTGAGCGTCTTCGGGTTCATCGCCGCGGCCATGCTGACGACGGCTCAGTACGCCGCGGACAGCTATCCGGGGTCCGGTTCCGATTCGTTGTACGACAGGGTCGGCGAGCTGGTTCCCGTCGTCCTCATCGGCGTCGTGACCGGCCTGATCTGCCTGTACGTCACCGAGAAACGGCTCACCGTCGCCGGGCGGCGCGCCCTCTACGAGTACGTGCGTTCCTCGGGCCACCTGACGGGCGCGGCGCACCTCGTGGCGACGCACGGCCTGTCGGCGGCCCACCCCGACCTGCGCGGCCACCTGCTGGCCGCGGCGCGCGTCCGGGCCCCCGCGCCGCCTCGCATGAGCCCGTTGAGCCCGTACCCCGCGCCGTACCGGACTCCGGGCACGGGGAGTACGAACTCGGGGAGCACGAGCTCGGGGACGCCGACGTGGTGCGGCAGCGGAGGCGGCGGAGGAAGCGGTGGCGGTGGCGGAGGCGGCTGCTCCGGTGGCAGCGGAGGCTCGTGCTCCGGTGGCGGATCGACGTGTTCCGGCAGCGGAAGCTCGTGTTCGGGCGGCAGCGGCTCCTCCTGCTCCGGCAGCGGATCGTCCTGCGGCGGAGGCGGGTCCTCCTGTGGTGGAGGTGGCGGGTCCAGTTGCAGCAGTTCGTAG
- a CDS encoding DUF4142 domain-containing protein: MRSRTINGTGLIVAGLVATLAALLFPLWSYADRSGTTLDRLNAETVSTDFGPLSALDREFITKVRLAGLWELPAGQQAEERGTTKAVRTAGEHLVQGHTFLDARVREVAARLSLELPSQPNPQQRGWLAELSAAHGQTYDEKFANVLRGAHGKVFSVVAEVRAGTRNSLVRALADDANTTVLDHIKILERTGLVDFDGLARDAATGQAPATRSPAPPGPAASPPPAEPVTPSPTFSLPPAASRPKPEKQAAPSPDKS, encoded by the coding sequence ATGCGATCCCGAACCATCAACGGCACCGGCCTCATCGTCGCGGGGCTCGTCGCGACCCTGGCCGCCCTGCTCTTCCCCCTCTGGTCGTACGCGGACCGTTCGGGCACCACCCTCGACAGACTCAACGCGGAGACCGTGTCGACCGACTTCGGGCCGCTGTCCGCCCTGGACAGGGAGTTCATCACCAAGGTGCGCCTCGCGGGCCTGTGGGAACTTCCGGCCGGACAGCAGGCCGAGGAGCGCGGCACCACCAAGGCGGTGCGCACGGCGGGTGAGCACCTCGTCCAGGGCCACACCTTCCTGGACGCGCGCGTGCGCGAGGTCGCGGCCCGGCTCAGCCTCGAACTGCCGAGCCAGCCCAACCCCCAGCAGCGCGGCTGGCTGGCCGAGTTGAGCGCGGCGCACGGGCAGACGTACGACGAGAAGTTCGCGAACGTCCTGCGCGGCGCACACGGCAAGGTCTTCTCGGTGGTGGCCGAGGTCCGCGCGGGCACCCGCAACTCGCTGGTCCGCGCCCTGGCCGACGACGCCAACACCACCGTCCTCGACCACATCAAGATCCTTGAGCGGACCGGCCTGGTCGACTTCGACGGGCTCGCGCGCGACGCCGCCACGGGCCAGGCCCCCGCGACCCGCTCCCCCGCCCCACCGGGCCCGGCCGCATCACCTCCCCCCGCCGAACCGGTCACCCCGTCACCGACGTTCTCGCTCCCTCCCGCGGCATCGCGCCCGAAACCGGAGAAGCAGGCCGCACCGAGCCCCGACAAGTCCTGA